TCCCCTAGAGAAGTCCTTGCAGCTTCATTTGGCTTCTGTCTCTGACAAAGGCAGATGGAGCTGCTCAGTTTTCATTACCTTGTCCTCTGAAGAAGGAgatgttgaatttttttcttccttgctctgGGTAGTGCTATGAAAATTAGATTTCTGGATGGAGCTCAAACTATTCCACCGTAAATTGGCAATAGAGACTGGCAGCTGTAGTCTGAAAGGATAATGTCAGAGACTGGTAGGAAGCCTCAGTGGCTGTATTTATTGTCATAATATGGGTGCACAGTTGGCATTTTAACCTCTTTGATCCTCCCtctgttcttttctctgttccttcacttctgcttctgcagtatGGGAATTTTCCTGTTTATCCAGTGGGGTTTCTATACTTTCCATTTATCTTCTGTAAAGGATCTGGGGGAATGTCCTTTGATTTGCGCTGCAGAGATCTGAGTTACAGGCATCTTGGCTCTTAGTTCTGTTTTATACGGCTCTAGAAAATGTGACAGAACAGTGTTTCTCAGTGAAACCACAGAGCCTATGTTCCCAGAATCCCTCCCAGCCTTCCTACTTTGTCCAAGATACTTGTCAGTCAAGAGAGCGAATGCCTATGTAAGTCAGATGCCTTCTGTAGAGTGGAAACGTAATGAATGATCCGTTTAATGCCAAACTATTCTTTTGTAATTGGCTTGTCATCCTAATGTCTAGGTACAAGCTCAACCCCAAACTGTGACGCTTTCTCAGACGACAGCAGGTCAACAGCAGGTTCAGGTGATTCCTGCAACAACTGCTACTGCTCAGGTCGTCCAGCAGAAACTGATACAACAGCAAGTTGTGACaacagcatctccccagattCAGGCTCCAGGTGTACAGAATCCAGCCCAGACACCAGCAGCATCTGAAGCCCAGAATCAGCAAGCAAAAGTACAAATGAGGACGCCTACTGTCAGATTAAAGGCACCTACTAAGCCAAGTTGAACTAATGATTAGAATGCAATAACAGGGAAACACAGCATTTCTTGTTTGCTAAGCCAAGTGAGAAGCGACTCCAAACATCCAAATGAAGACAAACCacctctattttatttttttttttagcagaaggTTTTTTGCTGGTGAACATTTAAACATGGAAACTCTCATAAAACTTAAGCGTATTAGCAACTGTTTAGCACTCAAAATCTGTACAAGATGCATTCTGCCAGTGTTCTCTGTGCTCATTCAAACCAGATAAAGCAAGCATTACTTATGTTTAAATTCTGCCCAGCTTCACAAAAGTAACATGGTAATATGCCATAAACGTCAGTAAAATTCATCTATCTTAGCATACCACAAACTGCCCGTGGGAATATGCAGTTCTTTGCTATCGTTTGGATGGACGCTCCATATCTAGGGCGAAGCCATTCAAAGAACCAAGTGTGGCTAACATAGCAAAGTATTTTCCATCTGTATAAAAGCTGCATGTTGTTCTTGCTTGAGGTAAATACCTCTGGAAGATCGAACATATTTGAAGTGCTCCCTGCAAACTTTAGCCAATAAATGTGAAAACCTGTAAGTATatgtaattaaaaaggaaaaaaagtttcattctccatttttgtaagtcttttaaaatgtttgttagTAGTTTTGTGTACAGTTTATTGAATCACCCAACCTGTGCGCTCATTCTCATATTTCACTTTAAGATAATGGGTATTTTAGGCATGAACTGAGTAAATACTGTGTTGATAGTAGATGTGTATTAAAGTGTAGcccattttttttgtaaaagaattGTTCAGTGGATACAGCTAAACAAATGATCCGTAGCTGTTTCTCATGGGACTTCCGTCAAGGAAAATCTCCAACTGATAAAATTTAATCTCTCAGTTTCATTCTGCTCTTGCAACATGTTTAAATGTTCAGTACTTTCTACTCAGCTTTCAgctcgggggggtggggggctgggggaaggggagaataGTGAAATTAAATCTAAGACTTAATTCTTCAACTGTGTAAAGAATAAGATCTAACTTTTGTACTATTCTTTTACTAAAGCTAATGATGAATGTATCTTCAGGTGGGTATTTTGGATGTGAATAGAGCGTGGCCTCTTCCTCCAAATCAGTTTGCCTTattgttatgaaaaaaaaaaaaaacaaccaacaaaaaaaaaacccaagcaaaaagCTGCATAGAACTGTGGgggttttctttacttttcttgcataaaatgaaaaacagactgTTTGCAAACAGCACTGAGTGAGGAATCGAAAAGCTCTTGGTGGCTTGAAtggatttattttactttggcCATAAAACTGCATGACTTGTAAAATTCAGACAAAATTACAACATTCCTTTTCtgagatgtttttaaaattatttttccattctgtgaTCTTTTCACTCTTTTAGGCGGGAAGCCTATTTAAAGGCAAGGAAAGCATATCTTTCGTTCTTACCTCTGTATGTACACACCTATTGGTACCTAGCAATCCAAATGGCTTAAACAAGAAAGAATACCCAGTCAGCTCCTCTGTTTTAAGTAGGATAGGTTCAGCCCATTCTGTTAAGATCACAAATGTTAACACGGGGTCAGGCAGCGTTCctgatttttttggggggggtttatTTTAGACCTCTTTTCTCCTGCATCCTCTTTTTCTTGGACCCTCAGGTCTGCAGATATGGGGGcattgttgtttgttttgttgttgttttttttttttttaaactgtttgtgCATGCAGTAGTGTTCCGCTGACCCTGCCGAACCACCGGTCTGTGCCATTACCTGAACTTCATTACTAGCCGCAAAGCTGGTGGTGTTGGCAGTGGAAtagtttaaaatgcaaaggaaatgcaATGGTAACGGATAACTGACACCGTGTACAGTATAGTGTTGCTCATCCAAAAATATTGCTTAGTTAGCCccagttttacttttaaatgtttagcTCTTATTATGTGCATGaaagtcgggggggggggggggaacacgtCCAACAGTGGGAAAGCTGTTGACTGCATCATTGTGCTGGTCTGATTTGGTGTCTAAAGAGGCAATTGTTTCTTGTTTAGGTCAGTTaatgaagataaaaatcactttttttttttcttttttccttttgatgtgTCTTTCTCCCAGGAGTGTGTTAGGAAGTCAACCTGTAAATAACTGATGAACATAAGCATTTGTACTTGATCCAGTAGGATTATAAGGAATAGTGATGTATCCTACCTGAAGGTGTAATAAAGTGTACATTTTTATAACACCGCCTCGCCTTGCCTTCTGTAACGCGCGGGGGAGGGaacgggggggggacggactcGGGAGCTTCTTCCCCACAGATCCGCTTTTCGGGTTGCCGCAGCAGCGAGCTCCGAGCCCCGGCTCCGAGCTCCGAGCCCCGGCTCCGAGCTCCGAGCCCCGTCCCCGCCAGCGGGCGGAGCGGCCGcagccgccgcctcctcctcctcctcccgcccttcctccctccctcccttccttccttccgcCGGCCGGCAGCATGGCGCGGGCCGCCGCGCTGGCCTCCAGCCTGGAAGCCGTGCTGGGGAGCCGCAGCAACGCCAACCGCGTCTTCGAGATCCTGGAGCTGCTGGCGGTGAGGGGGGacgggcggccggcggggcggcgctgggggctgaGGGCCGCGGCTCGCAGCGAgccccgggagcggggccgcgccgggccgccctgcctcccccctctCCTCAGGGACGCGCTCTTCCCCAGGGCcgggcggaggaggaggaggaggaggaggaggaggacgtcCTCTGCGCCGCCCGGACCTGCAGCCGGCTGTTCGGGGCGCTGCTGGAGCGGAGGGAGCTGTTCGTGGGCCCGCTGCCCGCCGAGGAGGCCTCTCTCGCCGGTGAGTCGGGGGTTTCGTGCGGCGGTGTGCGGGGAGAGGCAGGGCCCTGAGCCTGGGTCGCCTCTCCCTGGGGCTCGTCCCGGCCGGTCTGAGCTTTCGAGACTCGTCCCCGGTTCACCCTGCAGGGAACTACAGCGCGGAGGACAAGTACAAGATATGGATGAGGCACCGCTACAAGGACTGCGTGGGTTCCTTGGCGGAACTGATGGGACACGCTGCCTTCCAGGTCAAGGTAGGTCCTGAGCCTGCTGCTGAGACACCGGTTCACGCGGGGGTCCCTTGCGATGCCGAAGCAATTTTCGCTCTAATATTTGAGTGCGGCTGGGCAGGCCGTGCTCTAAGACATGGCTGGTGCTCTGGCTCACCTCAGCTCACCAGCCTGCCGGTAGCGGGCACGCAGCTTTCTCAGAGAAGAACATCTTGGTTCGTTCTTCCTCCCTTAGAAGTTGCCTCCTTTGGGTCTCAACCCTGGTGCCCTTGTTGAGGTGGGGGGtctctgttgttgttttttttttgaaggaactGTCACTGTGCACCCTCATGAAGTTTGTTGAGTTGGAGGCACGATATCCATTGATCAAAGTAGAGTGGAAGGGGAGTTTAACTTTTCCTCGTGAACTTCTTAAGGTAAGCTGCAGAACTGAAGAGTTCCTCCTGTCGCTTAGCCGGTGGCGCACACGACCTCGTGTGCTCACCTTCTCCAGTACTAAAATTTAAAGCTAGGAGGTTGTCAGCACGCAGGGAGGGTGGTGGTCTAGAGCGAGCACCGAGACCTAGTGCTTCTGTCCCTGCTGAGGCGACGCTTGCAGGTGTGGGAGCAGCTGCCTTGTACAGGTTTGAGCTGGATTCCTGAGTGTTTATGTGGTACCAGTTCTGGGGTGGTTTTTTGGAGTCCCTGGCCTCACTTGCAAGGATTAGGAGATGAGAGGGAAGGTACTGCCCCGGTTCAGCCACCGTGTCGTTTCTAAATGGCATTGTTTTTGATAGAAGGGGCCCATCTTGTAGGTCAGGAGGGCTTGTCAAAGTGGCTTGTGAACGTTGTTTTGTGGCAAGCAGCACACAGCCATGCTAGCTGCCTTTCAGAAAGACAGGAGCTGTCACAGCTCGCTGTCCACTCCAGTACTGTAAGACGCTGACTCGTTGCTTTCCTTTACAAACTTTTTGTTAGGTAGTTGTTGATGGCTTGCTTCCCATAAATGAGGACTCTTCACTCCTGATCTCTCGCTTTCAAGAATATATGGAGTATGATGACATTCGGTACTTTGTCATAAAGGCTGTCACTGAGAATATTGGACAAGTCATGCAGAAGACAAAAGAGGTAACAAATTGTTACTGTTGAGGTGGGTCTGGATAAACTGCTCTGAAACGTGTATCTTTCCCATGAAGCAGGGAGGAACTAGTGGTATATGGAAAGACTTTGGAAGCAAGAGAAATGAGTGTGCTCACTTGAAGGcattgattttttatttttttatttttttttcttgctcacaGTGTATGCCAATTATGCTAAGACTGTCTTCAGTCTGAAATTGGAAGTACTTGAAGACACACATACTGTTGTTCTTGCAAAACCTGTCTGGGGTCTAGCTTCTCTTTTACCCAGATCTCTGCAGCTTGGGTGGCACACACAGAACACTTAATTTTGTTCTCTCTCTTGTGCAGAAGAAGagtctgttttctttactggGATCCACCAGTTTTGTTAGACCAGAATTTAGTTCAGGGATAAGTTTTGTGTTAGGCAAACACTCCAGGACGAGGCAGCAATAGAGAATATACCAGTATATACACCAGccatcagcatttttcttttgctctttctttcctaAATATATTCAGTGCTTGGGAAATAGGACAATGTTGAAGTCCGGCATCGTACCATCTGTTGTGGAACTTGCTTCATGTTTgattatatgctttttttctcagaggCCGCTGCCATTTTACCAACAGAACGTATTTGCCCTCATTTCGCCCATTAACATGCCAAACAAAGAGTGTGACATGGTCAAATTTATGGTGAAGCAAGGTTAGTAAGCTCCACATGATGAACTGtgtatgaaaaggaaaataagatttttattgTGTAAAGATTCATACTGTCTGAAAAATGTCTGCTTCTCTGATCACAGTGATTCTAAACAGTATTACAAAATCCATATTCCTCAGTCTACAGCGGGGTCTGTCATGGCCTTGTGTCAAGACAAGACTTCAGCCCAAATTCTTAGGGTATCAAAGGACTAAGTAAAAAAGGgttgtcttaattttttaaacatccATTTCAAGTTCAacatctgttttcccttttttcttagATAACTGGGAGGAATTGAAAGTGTCGAAGCTGCAGGTAACTGTTCATTTGGTGCTTCAGAGTTGAAATTTTATCTACTTTAAAATAGAGCTTTATCTACACCAGTGTGTTTAACTCACTGCTTGCAATTCTGTTTTAAGGCACACAGGCAGGCGTTTGAAAAAATGTGGCTCAGTTTTTTGAAGCACAAGGTGAGTGTTACTTCTGCGACTGATCTGCATTGCTTTCTAACTACTAATCATTAGAGGCTGTGGCTGTCCTTGCATGGAGCTCCTGGTAGGAGCCCACTATGCTTTCAGTGTCAAATGAGAACTGCCCAGTCACCACTTCTGCTGGATTGTTCTGCTGAGAAACAAGACCTCATGTAcagtctgctgcttctccttactctcagcatttttttcccaccttAAGTCTGCCTGTTAGGAGTGATCTGCCGCATAACAACCTCTGTTCACAAGTTGAAGGTTCCAAAGCCTTCTTGCTGGTGACTTTCTCTTCTGAGCTGTGATGACACTTTTAGTTGTGAGCACCAGCTTCTTTGAATGAACTGAATTGTGAGGTGTCACTTGTAAACTCTCCCATTTGGGAACTGTTTCTGCAAGCCATTCTGTATTGTCCTGGCACATTCCGTTTTGCTTGTGTGTTGCCTTTTTGAGCCATGGATTGCTGTTGCTCTCCGAGTTCTCCCTGCAATGATTGTTTCACTGTATTGTTTTGTCCTTTACAGCTACCCACTGGCCTTTACAAAAAAGTTCTTGTCATTCTACATGACTCCATCCTGCCTTATATGAATGAGCCCACTCTCATGATAGACTTCTTGACAGTGGCCTATGGCATAGGTGAGTGAAACAGgcctttttgttctttctgaggCTCTGCGGCATGGTACATGTGGACTTGGAAGGGCTGCTGGATGCAACACCTCAGCCTGGGTGATGAAACAGATGTACTTTTGGCTGGCTTCAAGCTAAGGAACTAATGTGAACTTTGTTGTCCCTGAAAATGAGATGTTTTTAACTGTGTGTGTTAGTGTTGTTGCTCCTTGTATGTAGGGAAGATTATATTTATGTCTTTGGGAAGAGTAGAATACTGGAGTGATTTCTTCTAGAGTTCAGCCAGCAATGGTGATACCTGGCCTGCATCTGGACACAGGATGCACAGATTCCTACAGAAATGTCTTCTCTGGGGAGACCTTTGCCTACACAGTATGGCTTTCTTGGGGAGTCAGATCAGTATGTTTGTGTCTCTCAGTCCTTTAGAGCCTGTTCTTCTAAACTACAGTTTAATCTTTGTAAGTAACTTATGAGCCTCTGGATGGTTTTAGATGAAATTGTTACCTTACAGCTATTGTGCTTGCTCTAATTGCAGGTACTCttagttttgtgtttcttgtaGGAAGGTTTTATAATAGAAACAAGTTGAAGCtgatacttattttcttatggtGTTGATACCTGCCTTTCTTACAGGTGGAGCAATCAGTCTTCTAGCCTTAAATGGATTATTTATTCTGATTCATCAGCATAATCTGTAAGTGAAAAGAGCATCTTGTTTAAAGGGACATGGGTTTTTGCATTTATATCTTTATAGGAAGGAACTGAAATGGATTCTACACATCTTCAGGCTTTAAAATTCCCCCACGAGAAAGCTGAACTCTGCACAAGAGGCTCAGCTGTTTGGATGCTGAGCTCTTTTGATAGTCTGATCTTTTTTCAGCTGAGCCTAAATATCCTCTTCCCCAGACTGTGGTTGCTCAGCACTTGAAAGTAGACTTTTTTGATAATAGACTTAATTGATCTGATTACACAGTGAAGCCATAGTCTTTGGTGTGCCTTTCACTGGATCCTGTACCATTTGCAGTCAATGGACATAGCTTCACATCCTGAAAATGGTTGGGCACTGCAAGAGCCATAAATTCACCGTACAGCTTGTTTTTAAGTGGTGGCTGTGGAGAGAAGCCTAAGAAAGCTAAACAGAGCACAGCAGTGGTCTGGGGTAGTCTATaatgaaagcacagaaacattTAGACACAGTGTAGTCCTATTGTACATCACAAACGGAcattgtctttttcctttttttaacagggAATATCCTGACTTTTACAAAAAGCTGTATAGTCTTTTAGACCCTTCTATATATCATGTGAAGTACCGAGCCCGCTTTTTCCATTTGGCTGATCTGTTTTTGTCTTCATCGTAAGTTGCATCTTTATTATGTATGTTCACtattttcttcatgcttttctgTTAGCCAGAGACTGTTCTTGAACAGTCTGCCACATGTCTGGATATAGCATATTCAGTGTGCCTATTGGATTAGGTGCATTTTTAGCAAGAAAACTGAACCCAAGTTATTGTAGTGTTGTGTAATTTTTCATGTGCTATTTTTGAAGATTTGCCACACAACCATCTAgtttcagaaagtaaaaatgcagTTAGTTACCTGAGTTTGATCCGCCAGTGATTGTGGATGTATTTTGATCTGTATTCCACTTTGGCTGAAAGTggtgatttttctgtctgtctttatgAATATGGAAAAAGTAACATTTGCAGGCTTTTTATAGATCATAAAGCTGTTAATAAACTGATGACGTTTTGCAGCCATATAACATTGAAATATAAAGTGTTTGACAGTCTGTCTTGATGCTGTCAATTCATTGTACACAGGGAAGAAACTAGATAAGCAGCTGGTCATATAGTTGCCATCATATGttataaaataaaccaagagTAACGCTTTACAGTTCAGCACTAGGCACTTCTTATCAAACCCCTTGTATTCATagtgtactttggagagagtAACAAGATCTGACAGATGGTGTCCTGTGGAGTGGCTTTGCTGAGCCTTGCAGGTGTAGCATGCCCCAGGGCTGAAGGCCGAGTGGCTGAAAATTGTCATCTTTCATCCCGGCTCTTCTGACCTGAAGAAAGTGCCTAGATGAGCTGATTGCTGTtagaaatttgcatttttaccaTAAAAAAAGAACTATTCTGCACATTTACATTACAGCAGCTTTATGTTCCCATTAACAGCTGTGGTGCTTGCTTTAGTCCTGGAAGTATTACGTAAATTTAACACCATGGCCTATGTATTAATTAAACCCACAAAATTACATTAGAAGAATATAATTAAGGTTGCCAGGCCAAGCACTCAGAAGTTTATAAAAGGACTGAATAAAGACTGCCATGTGAATGACCATGTACAAGAGATATGCTTGGCAAGTGCTTGGAGTGGTGCCATGCATCTGGATTGAATCACAGACTGATTTGAGATTATTCATGTATTGAATGGAAATGCCCCCAGATTTGTTCCAGAGAGGACACAAGACCCTATATTATGGCTTGGAAACAGGATTCTTGTAGCTTCTCTTTACTTCATAGCTGACAAAATCTGAAGAGCCCCACTGATCTTTAACCCGACGTGCTGTTTGGATTGGTGAGGCTGCTGGCTCACTTGCTAGCACTTCTACAGGCTGGtttcttctgtctcctttcCAACAGTCACTTGCCAGCCTACCTGGTGGCAGCATTTATAAAGCGCCTCTCCCGGCTGGCCCTGACTGCTCCTCCCGAAGCTCTACTCATGGTCATTCCCTTCATCTGTAATCTCTTTCGGAGGCATCCTGCATGCAGAGTGCTGGTACACAGACCTAATGGGCCAGAAGGTAAGAGGGAAGGTGGCCAGGGGAGTTTGGGGTTACGCCTTCAGACAACATAAAGAGCAGGATTCCTGcgaaggaggaggggagatcCCAGCCCTGGTTCTGAGGTTTAGAAGGATCCCCTTGTCCCTCGAGTTCGTGGAAAGCCAGTGGGCTGTTCTTGCAAGTTCTCTGCCTCTGAAGACCTGCCTGCTTTGCTCCTTTCTGACCTTGGGCCTCACAGTTGGCTGCACTGCCTCTGTGATTCTCTGGGTGAAGGCTGCTTTGAGCCTGCCACACTGACCCAGCCTACTTCCAAGTGCTAAAGGACTGGGGGAGCTGTACCATACCGCTGAGCTTGTCTTGTTCACCTCAGGaccataaaaaaaagagagaagaaaccaAATGCAGAAACCAGAAGCTTCCTAAATTTCTGTCTGTAGTGTTTTTGTGTAGGTGGCCTCACTAGGGCCTCAGCGGTCTCCTGAGTTTTTACTTCATCTCTCTGATTTAACTGACCAGTGTTGAACATCAGTAGTGACCATTCAAAGTTGCCTGAGATATTCTTGGTGCCCTACTTCCTGtgctctttaaaaaagtaacatggttctgcagtgctgccagcagtgACTCTTGGGTTGTGCTGGGATGCGTCGGCTTGCTCCTGGACCCTAAATGTCTTGGGAAGGAGCAACTCTGGCTGCAGCACCGCTCTGGGTCTCTGTGTTCCCTTTGGGGTTATGTACATCACGCAGGAGGTATTAGCTCTGTATCTCTATTTCCTTAGGTATGTCAGAAGATCCATATAttatggaggaggagaagccatCTGAAAGCAGGGCTTTGGAGAGCTCTCTCTGGGAGATTCAGGTATGTCAGCTAAAAAGGAACATCTGGTCTGGTATGGGTTTCTTCCACCCTTGCCACTTCCTTGACGCGTCTTGGCAGTAGGGAGTCCTGCTTACAAGAACCTGCTGACATAATGTCTCGCAAATCAGATCTATCCTAGCGTAAGACGCAAAGGATTCCATACACTGGAGAAATTGTATGTGCTAATTAGTAGGTGACTTGTGAGCACACATCTGACTGTGCAGCTGAAAAGTGTGCAGTTAACAGCTGAAACAGACTAAATACCTGCAAATGTACGGGGCGCTTTATTTGCTTTGGAGAGGAGATAGGAACTTGCCGAGCACTGATGAAAATTAATCGGGTACAGCTAGGTCATCCTGTAGAAATGGGTTTAAAAATGCTGGAGAAGATTGTAATGTTCATCTTTCACCTGGATCGTTTGTAAGATGGTGTGTGAAGGTTGAAATTGGTTAAATTAGTCCAGTGGTTCTAAAACCTTAATGCCAGGATTATCACTTTCCATTTAAATGCTACAAGGGTTTTGTGTAAGGGGCTGAAGCAGCAacaaggatgttgtgcaggAGCAGGAAGCCCAGAGAACAGCAGCTCGGATGTGTCATCAGGGCTATGGGAGGTAGCAGAATTGGGTTATGCATTGCAGGTGTGGCCTGTGGAGGAGTCCATCTGTCTTGAGCTGGATGTGAACCAGGTGAGAGGGGCCTTTGACGTGTTTGAAAGATGGCTGAAAGCAGGATTTCTTGAAGCTGTGTAGTAGCACAGTACAGCAAACTTGCCTCTGCCAGAATTTGATGTTCACTGAAGATCTGACCAGCAAAGGGGCAGATATCTGTGTGGGAATGCAGATAGATGCGTGTTACCCTGTGCTTATTAGACCATCCCCTATTTGTCTTGCTTTTGCAGTCTCTACAAAACCATTATCACCCAGATGTGGCCAAGGCAGCTGCTATCCTGAACCAGTCGCTGTCTGAAATAGAGGATGACATATCAGGGCTCCTGGAGCTCTCAGCTTATGAGGTAGTGTTGCTATGCCTTTGTGAATGATTGGAACCAGA
This genomic interval from Buteo buteo chromosome 11, bButBut1.hap1.1, whole genome shotgun sequence contains the following:
- the NOC4L gene encoding nucleolar complex protein 4 homolog, translated to MARAAALASSLEAVLGSRSNANRVFEILELLAGRAEEEEEEEEEDVLCAARTCSRLFGALLERRELFVGPLPAEEASLAGNYSAEDKYKIWMRHRYKDCVGSLAELMGHAAFQVKELSLCTLMKFVELEARYPLIKVEWKGSLTFPRELLKVVVDGLLPINEDSSLLISRFQEYMEYDDIRYFVIKAVTENIGQVMQKTKERPLPFYQQNVFALISPINMPNKECDMVKFMVKQDNWEELKVSKLQAHRQAFEKMWLSFLKHKLPTGLYKKVLVILHDSILPYMNEPTLMIDFLTVAYGIGGAISLLALNGLFILIHQHNLEYPDFYKKLYSLLDPSIYHVKYRARFFHLADLFLSSSHLPAYLVAAFIKRLSRLALTAPPEALLMVIPFICNLFRRHPACRVLVHRPNGPEGMSEDPYIMEEEKPSESRALESSLWEIQSLQNHYHPDVAKAAAILNQSLSEIEDDISGLLELSAYELFDKEVKKKAIDVPLEFDQVRGLFGKKNDIFAEHFTLD